In Listeria monocytogenes, the following proteins share a genomic window:
- a CDS encoding flagellar biosynthesis protein FlhA yields MGNLGAIKKYFAILIAVSFVIALIVPLPPFVLDLVLVTILAFSVLVYMRATSIKDWNELKSFPSLLLLMGIFRVSINISTTRAILTTGDPGQVIKQFGNFVIGSNFVVGIVIFIILIVFQFIVANGSSRTAEVAARFTLDALPGKQMAIDADLNQRLITEPEAKEKRAYLNMETEFYGAMDGAGKFVKGDVLFTVLLAVVNIVFGLIVGMVQGGLSFGEAAVKYTELTIGDGIVSQIGSLLMAMSAGVIVTRVFDGSDDNVAVGIFKELMQNSVVVYTLAAMFILMGVFSPLPTIPFVGIGVVLGIIGYRTQFNLKKKEQLELEKEMELIQSETNSAEAEHNQAFGAAREKFPVVVELGLNIAALVKQKMNGETAKDKVVLMRKSILQDLGIGVPGINFKDNTSFQPRGKYEIKVKGVAVASGVLKAGHLLALKTPGVMMDLDAEPTKDPIFGEDGYWILPGELEDAQMKNYQVLEPLSILITHLDVVLRKNLHELLMRQQIKDLIDGLADENQILIDEIKKKEIDYSLIQGVLKQLLKEGISVRDLPTIVEGIIDGQTIYPNDLDGITAFVRERISKVICEQAKNQDGKIYALLLQDSIEMDTEIVNTPYYGYALNWALDKELPIIQKVRDTVNKAQLTGREPVILTRRKDFRFGFVRVLERYQLDVPVLSISELSPETEVEQIALIEPT; encoded by the coding sequence ATGGGGAATTTAGGTGCTATAAAAAAATATTTTGCTATCTTGATTGCGGTCTCGTTTGTTATTGCACTTATTGTGCCATTACCTCCATTTGTGTTGGATTTAGTGCTTGTGACGATCTTGGCGTTCTCAGTGTTAGTTTACATGCGTGCCACATCAATTAAAGATTGGAATGAATTAAAGTCATTTCCGTCTTTACTACTTTTGATGGGGATATTTCGGGTTTCGATAAATATTTCGACGACGCGGGCGATTTTAACTACTGGAGATCCAGGACAAGTAATTAAACAATTTGGGAATTTTGTTATTGGTAGTAATTTTGTTGTTGGGATTGTTATTTTCATTATTTTAATCGTCTTTCAGTTTATTGTGGCAAATGGTTCTTCGCGGACAGCGGAGGTAGCAGCAAGATTTACGCTGGATGCTTTGCCGGGTAAACAAATGGCGATTGATGCGGATTTGAATCAACGTTTGATTACAGAGCCGGAAGCGAAAGAAAAACGCGCTTACTTGAATATGGAAACCGAATTCTACGGAGCGATGGACGGAGCTGGAAAATTTGTAAAAGGGGACGTTCTTTTTACCGTTTTGCTTGCAGTTGTCAATATTGTATTCGGGTTAATTGTCGGGATGGTCCAAGGGGGGCTTTCGTTCGGGGAAGCTGCGGTGAAATATACAGAGTTAACAATTGGGGACGGCATCGTGAGCCAAATTGGTTCCCTTTTAATGGCGATGTCTGCTGGGGTTATTGTTACTCGGGTATTTGACGGATCAGATGATAACGTTGCAGTCGGGATTTTCAAAGAATTAATGCAAAACTCGGTGGTCGTTTATACGCTCGCTGCCATGTTTATCTTAATGGGCGTATTTAGCCCGCTACCAACGATTCCATTTGTTGGGATTGGCGTCGTGCTTGGTATTATCGGCTATCGTACGCAATTTAATTTAAAGAAAAAAGAGCAGTTGGAACTGGAAAAAGAAATGGAATTGATTCAGTCAGAAACGAATTCGGCTGAGGCGGAGCACAATCAAGCATTTGGCGCAGCACGAGAAAAATTCCCTGTAGTGGTTGAACTTGGCTTAAACATTGCGGCCCTCGTGAAACAAAAAATGAACGGAGAAACAGCAAAAGATAAAGTCGTCTTAATGCGAAAATCGATTTTACAAGATTTAGGTATTGGGGTCCCGGGGATTAATTTTAAAGATAATACGAGTTTTCAGCCACGTGGGAAATATGAGATTAAGGTCAAAGGTGTGGCTGTTGCGAGTGGAGTTTTGAAAGCGGGGCATTTACTGGCACTGAAAACGCCAGGTGTGATGATGGATCTTGATGCGGAGCCGACCAAGGATCCGATTTTCGGGGAAGATGGTTACTGGATTTTGCCGGGCGAGCTAGAAGATGCGCAAATGAAAAACTATCAGGTGCTTGAGCCGCTTAGTATTTTAATTACGCATTTGGATGTCGTACTCCGGAAGAACTTGCATGAGCTTCTGATGCGCCAACAAATTAAAGATTTAATTGACGGACTTGCTGATGAAAACCAAATTTTGATTGATGAAATTAAGAAAAAAGAAATTGATTATTCGCTGATTCAAGGGGTACTTAAACAGCTTTTGAAAGAAGGGATTTCGGTTCGCGATTTGCCAACGATTGTCGAAGGGATTATTGACGGACAAACGATTTATCCAAATGATCTTGATGGGATTACGGCATTTGTCAGGGAGCGGATTTCGAAAGTCATTTGTGAGCAAGCGAAAAACCAAGACGGCAAAATTTATGCGCTACTTTTACAAGATTCGATTGAAATGGACACAGAAATTGTCAACACGCCGTATTATGGCTACGCGCTTAACTGGGCGCTCGACAAGGAACTGCCAATCATTCAAAAAGTAAGAGATACCGTGAATAAGGCGCAACTTACTGGGCGTGAACCTGTCATTTTAACAAGGCGAAAAGATTTTCGATTTGGCTTTGTGCGAGTTTTGGAAAGATATCAATTGGACGTGCCGGTGCTCTCCATTAGTGAACTGTCGCCGGAAACAGAAGTGGAGCAAATTGCACTGATTGAACCAACTTGA
- the flhF gene encoding flagellar biosynthesis protein FlhF yields MGKHLVEKMEIFKANSKREIHKKIRLVTNEPYKITDERVTKLGIFKKQYEVTAVIMSEVAIADGRMDFQETFQKSVVKNRPKTDDLLKKEKLLEMLAAGAELAQSTPLLEERKTQEEELSAMRLELAALNRELAVKMREEREQNSDFVKFLKGRGISDTYVADFMQAGRKQFKQVETAHLDDITDWFVPYLSGKLAVEDSFDLSNHRIISLIGQTGVGKTTTLVKLGWQLLKQNRTVGFITTDTFRSGAVEQFQGYADKLDVELIVATSPAELEEAVQYMTYVNCVDHILIDTVGRNYLAEESVSEISAYTDVVHPDLTCFTFSSGMKSADVMTILPKLAEIPIDGFIITKMDETTRIGDLYTVMQETNLPVLYMTDGQNITENIFRPKSRWLAERFVGTDRRQVLE; encoded by the coding sequence ATGGGAAAACATTTAGTAGAAAAGATGGAAATTTTTAAGGCGAACTCCAAGCGAGAAATACATAAAAAAATTCGCTTAGTCACGAATGAGCCATATAAAATTACGGATGAACGTGTCACAAAGCTTGGGATTTTTAAGAAACAGTATGAAGTGACGGCGGTCATTATGAGTGAAGTGGCGATAGCAGATGGTCGAATGGACTTTCAAGAAACATTTCAAAAATCGGTTGTCAAAAACAGACCGAAAACAGACGACTTATTAAAAAAAGAAAAATTACTAGAAATGCTTGCTGCAGGAGCGGAACTAGCACAGTCAACGCCGCTTTTAGAAGAACGAAAAACACAGGAAGAAGAATTGTCAGCGATGCGTCTTGAACTAGCGGCTTTAAATCGCGAGCTTGCAGTGAAAATGCGCGAGGAGCGTGAACAAAACAGTGATTTCGTGAAGTTTTTGAAGGGTCGCGGAATTAGTGATACGTATGTGGCGGACTTCATGCAGGCTGGGCGGAAGCAGTTTAAGCAAGTAGAAACGGCGCATTTGGATGATATTACGGATTGGTTCGTTCCTTATTTATCCGGAAAATTAGCGGTGGAAGATTCGTTTGATTTAAGCAACCACCGAATTATTTCCTTGATTGGGCAAACGGGTGTTGGGAAAACGACCACGCTTGTGAAACTTGGATGGCAGCTGTTAAAACAAAATCGGACAGTGGGCTTTATCACAACAGATACTTTTCGGTCAGGCGCAGTGGAGCAGTTCCAAGGTTATGCGGACAAACTCGATGTGGAGCTTATCGTTGCGACGAGCCCGGCTGAACTAGAAGAAGCTGTGCAGTATATGACGTACGTTAATTGCGTGGATCATATTTTGATTGATACGGTTGGGAGAAATTATTTAGCCGAGGAATCAGTGAGTGAAATTTCTGCCTATACTGATGTGGTTCATCCGGACTTAACATGTTTTACATTTTCTTCTGGAATGAAAAGTGCGGATGTGATGACAATTTTACCAAAATTAGCTGAAATTCCGATTGACGGTTTTATTATTACAAAAATGGATGAAACAACACGCATTGGCGATTTATACACGGTGATGCAAGAAACGAATTTACCGGTGTTATACATGACAGATGGGCAAAATATTACGGAAAATATTTTCAGACCAAAGAGTCGTTGGTTAGCGGAGCGGTTTGTTGGGACGGATAGAAGGCAGGTGCTGGAATGA
- a CDS encoding flagellar basal-body rod protein FlgG yields MKGLYIGAAGMMNYMQHIQVHSNNVANAQTPGFKFDQLTSEVISRNKVNYQNGPVTRQVGTIDYGVRPAATHINLTAGSSYITNRDRDFFMQDTDPTQGSNFFITAKNGEISLSRGGQFHSDQFGFLRTADGANLLSATGEAIQVGQKTSIRAEANGDLYNAETGQYLGRLGTKFVSANQADSLVKDGEGRLHVNGINTMNLPAGQGIIQNGVIETSNVDLGVEMVQLMDNQRMVQASKNVVNMFDKVYDKEATGLIRQ; encoded by the coding sequence ATGAAGGGATTATATATTGGTGCAGCTGGGATGATGAACTATATGCAGCATATTCAAGTACATTCGAATAACGTGGCTAACGCGCAGACGCCAGGATTCAAATTTGATCAGCTTACGAGTGAAGTGATTTCGCGAAACAAAGTGAACTATCAGAATGGGCCTGTCACTAGGCAAGTTGGGACAATTGATTACGGCGTTCGACCTGCTGCGACACATATTAATTTGACGGCGGGATCCAGCTATATTACGAACCGCGACCGAGATTTCTTTATGCAAGACACGGATCCTACGCAAGGAAGTAATTTTTTCATCACTGCTAAAAATGGCGAAATTTCACTTTCACGTGGTGGGCAGTTTCACTCCGATCAGTTTGGTTTTCTGCGGACAGCAGATGGTGCTAATTTACTCAGTGCGACTGGGGAAGCGATTCAAGTGGGGCAAAAAACGTCAATTCGCGCCGAGGCAAATGGTGATTTATACAATGCGGAAACAGGTCAATACTTGGGCCGCCTTGGAACCAAATTTGTTTCCGCTAATCAAGCAGATAGTTTGGTGAAAGACGGGGAAGGTAGACTTCATGTGAATGGCATAAACACGATGAATTTACCAGCTGGACAAGGGATTATCCAAAATGGAGTTATTGAAACGTCTAATGTTGATTTAGGCGTAGAAATGGTACAACTCATGGATAACCAGCGCATGGTACAAGCTTCAAAAAATGTCGTCAATATGTTCGATAAAGTGTACGACAAAGAAGCAACCGGATTAATTCGTCAGTAA
- a CDS encoding protein-glutamate O-methyltransferase CheR, translating to MIPDLEKDYLYFTRVVKRDLGLDLALYKETQMKRRILSFIVKKQYITFGEFFKHLKKDAVLLDEFISLITINVSSFFRNRNRWDALEKQVLPRLLENSRGKLRVWSAACSSGEEPYSLAMMMERSVGTRHYDILATDLEPAILKRAVIGEYQSRQMEELNEQERHTAFVEKGDTYQILPKYRKSIRFRRHDLLTDYYEKGFDLIVCRNVLIYFTAEGKHQAYQKFAESLRRGGVLFIGGSEQILNPADYGLATLNNFFYIKT from the coding sequence ATGATTCCAGATTTGGAAAAGGATTATCTTTACTTTACTCGTGTCGTCAAAAGGGACTTAGGTTTAGATTTAGCGCTTTATAAAGAAACGCAAATGAAACGTCGAATTTTATCTTTTATCGTGAAAAAGCAATATATTACATTTGGAGAATTTTTCAAACATCTCAAAAAAGATGCCGTTCTTTTAGATGAGTTCATTAGTTTAATTACGATTAATGTTTCGTCGTTTTTCCGTAATCGCAATCGCTGGGATGCGCTGGAAAAACAAGTACTTCCAAGACTGCTGGAAAATAGTCGTGGGAAGTTACGGGTTTGGAGTGCGGCTTGTTCATCAGGGGAGGAACCGTACTCGCTAGCGATGATGATGGAACGCTCAGTTGGCACAAGGCATTATGATATTTTAGCCACGGACCTCGAACCAGCTATTTTAAAACGCGCGGTCATTGGAGAATATCAAAGTCGCCAAATGGAAGAACTAAACGAACAAGAACGTCATACCGCATTTGTCGAAAAAGGGGATACATATCAGATTTTACCTAAATATCGAAAATCGATTCGTTTTAGACGGCACGATTTGCTGACCGATTATTACGAAAAAGGTTTTGATTTAATTGTTTGTCGTAATGTGTTGATTTATTTCACAGCAGAAGGAAAACACCAAGCATATCAGAAGTTTGCAGAGTCACTAAGACGTGGCGGCGTTCTTTTCATTGGAGGATCAGAACAGATTTTGAACCCAGCTGATTACGGACTTGCCACATTAAATAATTTTTTCTACATAAAAACCTAG
- a CDS encoding DUF3964 family protein, whose translation MGRMENIKNLAFFEDKPGLAEQILMLEKKTQLFLPNEFEIRQTVGYEIGEKEVILGRLESFYFLALKGVGEDNYRSQAFASEADAKAFFVHLPEMENELVAFWLNEVELVR comes from the coding sequence ATGGGACGAATGGAAAACATTAAAAATTTAGCGTTTTTTGAGGACAAACCTGGACTCGCAGAACAAATTCTTATGCTTGAAAAGAAAACACAACTTTTCTTACCAAATGAATTTGAAATTAGACAAACAGTTGGCTATGAAATTGGAGAGAAAGAAGTCATCCTAGGTCGGCTCGAGTCGTTTTATTTTCTCGCTTTAAAAGGTGTGGGAGAAGATAACTACCGCTCGCAAGCATTTGCCAGTGAAGCGGATGCTAAAGCGTTTTTCGTTCATTTACCAGAAATGGAAAACGAGTTAGTTGCCTTTTGGTTAAATGAAGTGGAATTAGTTCGCTGA
- the motA gene encoding flagellar motor stator protein MotA produces MEITTIIGLVLAVIVIAGSFMIQNISLAMLFSAEALIVIILGTITAVMMAHPWSDVKVVPKLFKILFTKEKMPDKVEVLVQYKEYADEIRRSGVLALEDSVDEIEDPFMKRGMRLVVDGQSSPEFLRDVLEEEVASMEERHAAYAKIFASAGAYAPTLGVLGAAMGLIHAMGEMSNPDKLSEAIAAAFVCTIFGIFTGYVLWTPFANKLKVKSQKEVHLRYMMIEGVVALQERNAPRVVEERLLSFLSPKEKDVLRNGKGKKTREVEEIERGQASQETAGGTR; encoded by the coding sequence GTGGAAATAACAACGATTATAGGACTTGTGTTGGCAGTGATAGTCATTGCAGGTTCGTTCATGATTCAAAATATATCACTGGCGATGTTATTTAGCGCTGAAGCTTTAATTGTCATCATTCTTGGGACAATTACGGCTGTTATGATGGCGCACCCATGGAGTGATGTAAAAGTAGTACCGAAACTTTTTAAAATTCTTTTCACAAAAGAGAAAATGCCAGACAAAGTGGAAGTACTCGTGCAATACAAAGAATACGCAGACGAAATTAGGCGTAGCGGGGTACTTGCGCTGGAAGATTCTGTAGATGAAATTGAAGATCCATTTATGAAACGAGGCATGCGCTTAGTTGTAGATGGGCAGTCTTCCCCAGAATTTTTACGGGACGTTTTGGAAGAAGAAGTTGCGAGTATGGAAGAACGCCATGCTGCTTATGCGAAGATTTTTGCATCAGCCGGCGCATATGCCCCGACGCTCGGTGTACTTGGAGCAGCGATGGGACTCATTCATGCGATGGGAGAAATGTCGAACCCAGACAAACTCAGCGAAGCAATAGCCGCGGCGTTTGTTTGTACGATTTTCGGTATTTTTACCGGTTACGTACTTTGGACGCCATTTGCCAATAAATTAAAAGTGAAATCACAAAAAGAAGTGCATTTGAGATATATGATGATTGAGGGAGTCGTCGCGCTTCAAGAGCGAAATGCACCACGTGTTGTGGAAGAACGTTTATTATCTTTTTTAAGTCCAAAAGAGAAAGATGTGCTGCGAAATGGAAAAGGGAAGAAAACGAGAGAAGTGGAGGAAATTGAGCGTGGCCAAGCGTCGCAAGAAACCGCAGGAGGAACACGTTGA
- a CDS encoding flagellar motor protein MotB — protein MAKRRKKPQEEHVDETWLIPYSDLLTLLLALFIVLFASSSVDAKKFEQMGNAFKKIVEEGAAGNQAYVSKEKGPDDPNVNAVLKAMEEQDKKKEATEQEKAKKAAAALLKKQNEEKIEAFKKQIDSYIAAENLGTKMTTKYSDEGLLITIRDDILFQSGSAELTAGKREIAKEIGELFAQGKGTMEGIVSGHTDNVPISTSIYSSNWELSVARAVNFMEAIIQENSEVNPGEFSARGYGEFRPVAKNDIAANREKNRRVEIMVRPINRDTLDEDE, from the coding sequence GTGGCCAAGCGTCGCAAGAAACCGCAGGAGGAACACGTTGATGAAACGTGGTTAATTCCATATAGTGATTTGCTGACACTTTTACTTGCGCTATTCATCGTTCTGTTTGCCTCCAGTTCCGTTGATGCTAAGAAGTTCGAACAAATGGGAAATGCATTTAAGAAAATTGTAGAGGAAGGCGCGGCAGGCAATCAAGCATATGTATCCAAAGAAAAAGGACCAGATGATCCCAATGTGAATGCAGTCTTGAAGGCGATGGAAGAGCAAGATAAAAAGAAAGAAGCAACTGAACAAGAGAAAGCCAAAAAAGCAGCAGCGGCCTTACTTAAAAAGCAAAACGAAGAAAAGATTGAAGCCTTTAAAAAACAAATTGATAGCTATATTGCAGCAGAGAATTTAGGAACGAAAATGACGACGAAGTATTCGGATGAAGGGCTTTTGATAACTATCCGTGATGATATTTTATTCCAGTCGGGAAGTGCAGAATTAACTGCAGGAAAACGCGAGATTGCCAAAGAAATCGGCGAACTTTTTGCGCAAGGAAAAGGAACGATGGAAGGGATTGTTTCTGGACATACCGATAATGTGCCAATAAGTACCTCGATTTATTCTTCCAACTGGGAATTAAGTGTCGCGCGTGCCGTTAATTTCATGGAAGCAATCATTCAAGAAAACAGCGAAGTAAACCCAGGCGAGTTCAGTGCTCGTGGTTACGGGGAATTCAGACCCGTCGCCAAAAATGATATCGCAGCAAATCGCGAAAAAAATCGGCGTGTAGAAATTATGGTACGCCCAATTAATCGCGATACGCTTGATGAAGATGAGTAG
- a CDS encoding glycosyltransferase family 2 protein — MRPLISICMIVKNEAHILRQSLASFRKFTEEIIIVDTGSTDETKEIAQEFTDFVYDFEWTGNFSDARNFAAKHATGKWILAIDADECLEEESYRKLEKQLKSPIEPIQMAQIISFTGEKGRVTTTNQMARVYKNDGTICFRGVIHEQLEAVDKHPIAAGVAEVKIYHYGYMTEIVEKQDKSDRNLRLLEKEVKNNKNSGFVHFNIGQEMNRLGNKKEALKEFSEAFRLRDHNHYIWAKLSAYHIAELLEQEKRYDESLAIIEEARIIWPNVPEFPLKKANILYVNHQLEDAKEIYQSLLENTAIDYQPIVLYEATNFMPHKMLGTIYLEEKDYTRAMTHFSKAYAENSSDYGVMFQMIMLLSKFHQPKEIFAFMERHHFISSTETGLRLLSMTTQQGYAELSELIVQSLTDVYPPVAEATEVKIATIRNVFPVISESAILFGIKEELIDAADLCLWHYENPQLPIERVMKNSDVGDIYDFIFENGPRISKKRYLFVLERAIALGKGEFADYLLALRNVYHDSINSHIADLFFQYDFADIALDFYNIVDADEVTKQGYINLINYLVDAEVLDEALAIAERGIDNFSTDFRFYLWTIKIDTENRANRISEAMDEFPNNRYLAKLLDEVTMLQDTVTNNR, encoded by the coding sequence ATGCGGCCGTTAATTTCGATTTGTATGATAGTCAAAAATGAAGCACATATTTTAAGACAAAGTTTAGCGTCTTTTAGAAAATTTACAGAAGAAATCATTATTGTAGATACAGGTTCCACTGACGAAACCAAGGAAATTGCACAAGAATTCACTGATTTTGTCTATGACTTTGAATGGACTGGCAACTTTTCTGATGCAAGAAACTTTGCGGCCAAACATGCAACGGGAAAATGGATTTTAGCGATTGATGCAGACGAATGTTTGGAAGAAGAAAGTTATCGCAAATTAGAAAAACAGTTAAAATCACCAATCGAACCAATTCAAATGGCGCAAATCATTAGCTTCACAGGGGAAAAAGGGCGAGTGACAACAACGAATCAAATGGCGCGGGTTTATAAAAATGACGGAACGATTTGCTTCCGTGGCGTCATTCATGAACAACTAGAAGCGGTAGACAAACACCCGATTGCAGCTGGGGTTGCTGAAGTAAAAATTTATCATTATGGCTATATGACGGAGATTGTCGAAAAACAAGACAAATCAGACCGTAATTTACGTTTATTAGAAAAAGAAGTAAAAAACAATAAAAATAGCGGATTCGTACATTTTAACATTGGGCAAGAAATGAACCGACTTGGTAATAAGAAGGAAGCGCTGAAAGAATTTTCCGAAGCGTTCCGACTACGTGATCACAATCACTACATTTGGGCGAAACTAAGTGCTTATCATATTGCCGAGCTGCTCGAACAAGAAAAACGCTATGATGAAAGCTTGGCCATTATCGAAGAAGCAAGAATCATTTGGCCAAACGTACCAGAATTCCCACTAAAAAAAGCTAATATTTTATATGTGAATCACCAACTCGAGGATGCGAAAGAAATTTATCAAAGTCTGCTAGAAAATACAGCAATTGACTACCAACCAATCGTGCTTTACGAAGCAACAAATTTCATGCCACACAAAATGCTCGGAACGATTTACTTAGAAGAAAAAGATTACACGCGCGCGATGACTCATTTTTCTAAAGCTTATGCGGAAAATAGTTCTGATTATGGTGTGATGTTCCAAATGATTATGCTGCTTAGCAAATTCCATCAACCAAAAGAAATTTTTGCCTTTATGGAACGTCATCACTTTATCTCTAGCACAGAAACTGGTTTGCGCTTACTCTCGATGACAACACAACAAGGCTACGCAGAATTATCTGAACTAATTGTTCAATCACTGACTGATGTGTATCCGCCTGTCGCAGAAGCAACAGAGGTGAAGATTGCAACGATTCGTAATGTCTTCCCGGTAATTAGCGAGTCGGCTATTTTATTCGGCATTAAGGAAGAACTAATTGATGCGGCGGACTTATGTTTGTGGCATTACGAAAATCCACAATTACCAATCGAACGTGTCATGAAAAATAGTGATGTTGGTGACATTTATGACTTTATCTTTGAAAACGGTCCACGAATTAGCAAGAAACGCTATTTATTTGTATTAGAGCGGGCGATTGCACTTGGAAAAGGCGAGTTTGCTGATTACTTATTGGCGCTTCGTAACGTTTACCATGACAGCATTAACAGCCACATTGCAGATTTATTTTTCCAATATGATTTTGCTGATATCGCGCTCGATTTCTACAATATCGTTGATGCGGACGAAGTGACGAAGCAAGGTTATATTAACCTAATTAATTATTTAGTAGATGCCGAAGTACTGGATGAGGCACTTGCGATTGCAGAACGTGGCATCGATAATTTTAGTACTGATTTCCGCTTTTACCTTTGGACAATCAAAATTGATACCGAAAACCGCGCGAATCGAATTAGTGAGGCAATGGACGAATTTCCGAATAACCGCTATTTAGCAAAACTGTTGGATGAAGTGACCATGCTTCAAGACACTGTTACAAACAATCGATAG
- a CDS encoding chemotaxis protein, with product MTEEKGILLQSGTNELEIVTFTVGENLFCINVLKVKEIIHPLEVTPVPDSNPAIEGVSQVRGEIMPVVNLARVMKLPEIEPENTKFIITELNQMKIVFRVDEVHRIQRISWEQIEEPEKLSIGLEELAVGIVKLDGNLVLLLDYEKIIYEISGNADFAVTGEDRMARKVNREEKTIFIAEDSQMLRQLLEDTLHEAGYTNLQFFANGREAQEHIFKLLKEQKEQTFENVNLLITDIEMPQMDGHHLTKVIKEDEIGRELPVVIFSSLITEDLEHKGAGVGADAQVSKPNIHQLINILDELVL from the coding sequence ATGACAGAAGAAAAAGGAATTTTACTACAAAGTGGAACAAATGAATTGGAAATTGTTACATTTACTGTTGGCGAAAACTTATTTTGTATTAACGTTTTAAAAGTGAAAGAAATTATTCATCCGCTAGAAGTGACGCCCGTGCCAGATTCGAACCCGGCAATTGAAGGCGTTTCCCAAGTCCGCGGCGAAATCATGCCAGTTGTGAACCTTGCTCGTGTGATGAAATTGCCAGAAATCGAACCAGAAAATACGAAATTCATTATCACAGAACTAAACCAAATGAAAATCGTTTTCCGTGTCGATGAGGTTCATCGTATCCAACGTATTTCGTGGGAACAAATTGAAGAACCAGAGAAACTATCGATTGGCTTAGAAGAATTAGCAGTTGGAATCGTGAAGCTAGATGGTAATCTAGTGCTCTTACTTGATTATGAAAAAATTATTTACGAAATTAGCGGAAATGCTGATTTTGCTGTCACAGGTGAAGACCGTATGGCGCGAAAAGTAAATCGTGAAGAGAAGACAATCTTTATTGCCGAGGACTCACAAATGCTGCGCCAACTGCTTGAAGATACGCTTCATGAGGCCGGTTATACAAATCTGCAGTTCTTTGCAAATGGTCGCGAAGCACAAGAACATATTTTCAAATTGCTCAAAGAACAAAAAGAACAAACATTTGAAAATGTTAACTTATTAATTACAGACATCGAAATGCCACAAATGGACGGACATCATTTAACAAAAGTAATCAAAGAAGATGAAATTGGTCGTGAATTGCCAGTGGTTATTTTCTCTTCATTAATTACAGAAGATCTGGAACATAAAGGCGCTGGTGTCGGAGCTGATGCGCAAGTAAGTAAACCAAATATCCATCAACTTATTAATATTTTAGATGAGCTAGTTTTATAA
- a CDS encoding FliC/FljB family flagellin, which yields MKVNTNIISLKTQEYLRKNNEGMTQAQERLASGKRINSSLDDAAGLAVVTRMNVKSTGLDAASKNSSMGIDLLQTADSALSSMSSILQRMRQLAVQSSNGSFSDEDRKQYTAEFGSLIKELDHVADTTNYNNIKLLDQTATGAATQVSIQASDKANDLINIDLFNAKGLSAGTITLGSGSTVAGYSALSVADADSSQEATEAIDELINNISNGRALLGAGMSRLSYNVSNVNNQSIATKASASSIEDADMAAEMSEMTKYKILTQTSISMLSQANQTPQMLTQLINS from the coding sequence ATGAAAGTAAATACTAATATCATTAGCTTGAAAACACAAGAATATCTTCGTAAAAATAACGAAGGCATGACTCAAGCGCAAGAACGTTTGGCATCTGGTAAACGTATTAACAGTTCTCTTGATGACGCTGCTGGTCTTGCAGTTGTTACTCGTATGAACGTTAAATCTACAGGCTTAGATGCAGCAAGCAAAAACTCATCCATGGGTATTGACTTGTTACAAACAGCAGATTCAGCTCTTAGCTCCATGAGTTCAATCTTGCAACGTATGCGTCAATTAGCAGTACAATCTTCTAACGGTTCATTCAGTGACGAAGATCGTAAACAATACACTGCTGAATTCGGTAGCTTGATCAAAGAACTTGATCACGTTGCTGACACTACTAACTACAACAACATTAAATTACTAGATCAAACTGCTACAGGTGCTGCTACTCAAGTAAGCATCCAAGCGTCTGATAAAGCTAATGACTTAATCAATATCGATCTTTTCAATGCGAAAGGTCTTTCTGCTGGAACAATCACTCTAGGTAGTGGTTCTACAGTTGCTGGTTATAGTGCATTATCTGTTGCTGATGCTGATTCTTCTCAAGAAGCAACGGAAGCTATTGATGAATTAATCAATAACATCTCTAACGGTCGTGCGCTTCTAGGTGCTGGTATGAGTCGCCTTAGCTACAATGTATCTAACGTGAACAACCAATCCATCGCAACTAAAGCGTCTGCTTCCTCTATTGAAGATGCAGATATGGCTGCTGAAATGTCCGAAATGACTAAATACAAAATTCTTACACAAACATCTATCAGCATGCTTTCTCAAGCAAACCAAACACCGCAAATGTTAACTCAATTAATTAACAGCTAA